A region from the Sutcliffiella horikoshii genome encodes:
- a CDS encoding 3-hydroxyacyl-CoA dehydrogenase yields MEKVVVIGSGVMGRGIAYVSALGGYHTTLIDVKDEQLEGARHEIEAIITKGLDRGKLTEHVAGELRDSLYYSTKLEEAVMEANLIIEAVPENMEIKKSVYEKIDKVAPAHCYFASNTSTMSPTEIGSFTSRPEKVIAMHFFNPVHKMKLVEIVRGLETSDETAEFIRNAAERMGKETVVVNEFPGFVTSRISALVGNEAFYMLQEGVGTPEEIDKAIKLGLNYPMGPFELGDLVGLDTRLNNLKYLHEKLGEKYRPAPLLEKYVKAGRLGRKSGKGVYDYQ; encoded by the coding sequence ATGGAAAAAGTAGTTGTTATCGGTTCAGGTGTTATGGGACGCGGTATTGCCTATGTAAGTGCGCTAGGCGGGTATCATACAACACTAATAGACGTGAAGGACGAACAGCTTGAAGGAGCCAGACACGAGATAGAAGCCATCATTACCAAAGGGTTGGATAGAGGAAAATTAACAGAGCACGTTGCAGGGGAATTAAGAGATAGTCTATATTATTCTACCAAACTTGAAGAAGCCGTGATGGAAGCCAACCTTATTATAGAAGCGGTACCAGAGAATATGGAAATCAAAAAATCTGTCTACGAAAAAATAGACAAGGTTGCACCTGCGCATTGTTATTTTGCTTCCAATACCTCTACCATGAGTCCAACTGAAATAGGAAGCTTCACATCGAGACCGGAAAAAGTAATAGCGATGCACTTCTTTAATCCAGTACATAAAATGAAGCTTGTCGAAATAGTCCGTGGTTTGGAAACAAGCGATGAGACGGCAGAATTTATCCGTAATGCTGCAGAAAGAATGGGGAAAGAAACGGTGGTTGTCAATGAATTTCCTGGCTTTGTGACAAGCAGAATCAGTGCGCTTGTCGGGAACGAAGCCTTTTACATGTTGCAAGAAGGTGTGGGTACACCTGAAGAAATTGATAAAGCTATCAAACTTGGACTTAATTATCCGATGGGGCCATTCGAACTTGGAGACCTGGTGGGATTGGATACACGGCTAAATAACCTGAAGTATCTTCATGAAAAGTTAGGCGAAAAATATCGCCCGGCACCGCTGCTAGAAAAGTATGTGAAAGCCGGAAGACTGGGCAGGAAAAGTGGAAAAGGAGTTTATGACTACCAATAA
- the paaC gene encoding 1,2-phenylacetyl-CoA epoxidase subunit PaaC — protein sequence MNIATIEEAKRDASYYKALTALLYQLADDDFIIAYRGSEWLGLAPHIEEDVAFSSINQDTMGHAAMYYQLLEDLGEGDMDALAHGRKATDRVNAVLLEIVNGSGTYLTEPKYDWAYTVVRHYFYTQAKKIKVEALKNSSYEPLKHVAVKVNMELYYHLLHWRTWFRQLCTANGEAKTRMKAAIDRVMEDFDGVLLMGPTGDQITQHQLIDSEEDIRRRFIDELTSVFENVGLTFSNNMGMKSGNGRKGEHTKDLDDALLTLSEVYNSNPAAVW from the coding sequence ATGAATATAGCAACGATAGAAGAAGCCAAAAGGGATGCATCCTATTACAAGGCCCTTACCGCGTTATTATATCAACTTGCCGATGACGATTTTATTATTGCTTACAGGGGATCTGAATGGCTAGGCCTTGCTCCGCATATTGAAGAGGACGTGGCGTTTTCTTCCATAAACCAAGATACAATGGGGCATGCTGCGATGTATTATCAACTGCTTGAGGATCTCGGCGAAGGGGATATGGATGCCCTTGCCCATGGAAGAAAAGCAACAGATAGAGTGAATGCGGTTCTATTGGAAATAGTGAACGGATCCGGAACCTATCTGACAGAACCTAAATATGACTGGGCATATACAGTTGTTAGGCATTATTTTTACACACAGGCCAAAAAAATTAAGGTCGAGGCATTGAAAAATTCCTCCTATGAACCTCTGAAACATGTGGCTGTAAAAGTGAATATGGAGCTTTACTATCACTTGTTACACTGGAGAACCTGGTTCAGACAGTTGTGCACAGCTAATGGCGAGGCTAAGACTAGAATGAAAGCAGCCATTGATAGAGTAATGGAAGACTTTGACGGCGTATTGTTAATGGGCCCAACTGGTGATCAGATTACACAGCACCAATTAATAGATTCTGAAGAGGATATTCGCCGCCGCTTTATTGATGAACTAACGTCTGTATTTGAAAATGTCGGATTGACTTTTTCTAACAATATGGGAATGAAAAGTGGTAACGGCAGAAAAGGTGAACATACCAAGGATTTAGATGATGCCCTCTTAACGCTGAGCGAAGTCTATAATAGCAATCCGGCAGCCGTGTGGTAA
- a CDS encoding enoyl-CoA hydratase-related protein, whose amino-acid sequence MFETIKYEVVNQVAWIIMNRPDKLNAFTEQMNKDITKALKQASSDESVRAIVITGEGRAFSSGQDLAEVDENMDHGHVLRTRYGPMMKQLSRCEKPVIAAINGVAAGAGFSLALACDFRIASEKASFVQAFIHVGLIPDSGNLYFLPKLIGTAKALELAILGEKVKAEQAKELGLVTKVVPVDSWNEEVEAFANKLANMPTQAIGLIKRSIQASWNMSYEEYLEQEAYGQRIAGLSVDHKEGVTSFIEKRKPAFKGR is encoded by the coding sequence ATGTTTGAAACCATTAAATATGAAGTAGTGAACCAGGTTGCCTGGATCATCATGAACCGGCCGGATAAATTGAATGCGTTTACAGAGCAGATGAACAAAGATATTACGAAAGCATTAAAGCAGGCAAGTTCGGATGAAAGTGTTCGGGCCATTGTCATTACCGGGGAAGGCAGAGCATTTTCCTCCGGTCAGGACCTTGCAGAAGTGGATGAAAATATGGATCACGGGCATGTCTTGCGTACAAGATATGGGCCAATGATGAAACAGTTGTCCCGTTGTGAAAAACCTGTCATTGCTGCGATAAATGGGGTTGCTGCCGGTGCAGGTTTCAGCCTAGCCTTAGCATGTGATTTTCGTATTGCCTCTGAAAAAGCAAGCTTTGTCCAGGCGTTTATACATGTCGGGTTAATCCCTGACTCTGGGAATCTGTATTTTCTCCCTAAATTAATAGGAACTGCAAAAGCATTGGAGTTAGCTATATTAGGAGAAAAGGTAAAAGCAGAACAAGCAAAAGAACTCGGGCTTGTCACCAAAGTGGTCCCAGTAGACAGTTGGAACGAAGAAGTGGAAGCTTTTGCGAACAAACTTGCTAACATGCCTACTCAAGCAATAGGACTCATTAAGCGTTCCATACAAGCTAGTTGGAACATGTCGTATGAGGAATATTTAGAACAGGAAGCGTATGGTCAGAGAATTGCCGGTCTATCTGTAGATCATAAAGAAGGGGTAACTTCCTTTATAGAGAAAAGGAAACCGGCTTTTAAAGGAAGATAA
- the pcaF gene encoding 3-oxoadipyl-CoA thiolase has translation MKEVVIVDACRTPIGRYKGALKAVRPDDLGAIVIKALVERNPGVPVNEIEEVVFGNANQAGEDNRNVARMSALLAGLPVEVAGTTINRLCGSGLDAVNYAARAIMVGEGDIFIAGGTESMTRAPFVMAKPEMDYPRGNMELVDTTIGWRFTNRKLEKMYGVDTMPQTAENVAREFSVSREDQDVFAFESQQKAKKAMESGRFKEEMVPVTIMDRKGKETIVDCDEHPRPETSLEKLSTLKPIFGEGTTITAGNASGVNDGASALLLMSAEKAKELGLKPLARYITSAAAGLTPSIMGIGPIYATRKALGRAGLSVGEIDLIELNEAFASQSLECMRQLELDPSRVNVNGGAIAFGHPLGASGARILTTLVHEMNKREVRYGLATMCVGVGQGIATIVERPQES, from the coding sequence ATGAAGGAAGTTGTAATTGTAGATGCTTGCCGAACACCGATTGGAAGGTATAAAGGTGCGTTAAAGGCCGTTCGCCCAGATGACCTTGGGGCAATAGTAATCAAGGCCCTTGTCGAAAGAAATCCAGGTGTGCCCGTAAATGAAATTGAAGAAGTCGTGTTCGGAAACGCCAATCAGGCAGGAGAAGATAACCGCAATGTTGCACGGATGAGTGCTCTATTGGCTGGTCTTCCGGTAGAAGTGGCAGGAACAACTATCAACCGTTTATGCGGCTCCGGTCTCGATGCTGTAAATTATGCGGCACGCGCCATCATGGTGGGAGAAGGCGACATTTTCATAGCTGGAGGGACAGAGAGCATGACAAGGGCTCCTTTTGTCATGGCAAAGCCCGAAATGGACTATCCTAGAGGAAACATGGAGTTAGTGGATACAACCATCGGCTGGAGATTCACCAACAGAAAGCTTGAAAAAATGTACGGTGTCGACACGATGCCTCAAACAGCAGAAAACGTGGCAAGAGAATTCTCCGTCTCCCGCGAAGATCAAGACGTATTTGCCTTTGAAAGCCAGCAAAAAGCAAAAAAGGCAATGGAGTCGGGCCGCTTTAAGGAAGAAATGGTACCAGTTACTATTATGGATAGAAAAGGCAAGGAAACAATTGTTGACTGCGACGAGCACCCACGACCTGAGACGAGTCTGGAAAAACTGAGTACACTAAAGCCAATTTTTGGCGAAGGCACGACAATCACTGCAGGTAACGCGTCCGGTGTCAATGACGGTGCATCGGCATTGCTCCTGATGAGTGCAGAAAAAGCGAAGGAGCTTGGCTTAAAGCCTTTAGCGAGGTATATTACTTCTGCCGCTGCAGGGCTTACTCCTTCTATAATGGGAATAGGGCCAATTTACGCTACCAGGAAGGCACTCGGTCGGGCAGGACTGTCTGTTGGAGAGATAGACCTCATTGAGTTGAATGAAGCATTTGCATCTCAATCACTTGAATGTATGCGCCAACTGGAATTAGATCCTAGTCGAGTGAATGTAAACGGGGGGGCGATTGCGTTTGGCCATCCTCTTGGTGCCAGCGGGGCAAGGATTCTGACTACGCTGGTGCATGAAATGAACAAGCGGGAAGTGCGATACGGCCTTGCGACAATGTGTGTAGGTGTAGGTCAGGGGATCGCGACGATAGTAGAGAGACCACAAGAATCATAG
- a CDS encoding enoyl-CoA hydratase/isomerase family protein, translating to MSKTYEYIEVSIESSIGIVKLNRPKVLNAINRPMVSEIVTVLEEFDRNDEVKAMVLAGNGRAFAAGADIDEMAEATAIELELLNQFTEWDRLAWVKKPIIGAVQGFALGGGFELALCCDILFAAQDAEFGFPEISLGVMPGAGGTQRLTKLMGKSKAMEWLLTGDRMSAKEALHYGVINRVIPKELLMEETMNFAKKIAKQPPLSLRLIKESVHKAVDYSVYEGMQYERKNFYLLFASNDQKEGMRAFKEKRKPKFEGE from the coding sequence ATGAGTAAAACGTACGAATATATCGAAGTTTCCATCGAAAGCTCGATCGGCATCGTCAAACTCAATAGACCTAAAGTGTTGAACGCAATCAATCGTCCGATGGTTTCAGAAATTGTGACCGTTTTAGAAGAGTTTGATCGAAACGATGAAGTCAAAGCTATGGTACTGGCTGGAAACGGCCGTGCGTTTGCCGCAGGAGCAGATATCGATGAAATGGCAGAAGCAACAGCGATCGAGCTTGAACTGTTAAATCAATTCACTGAATGGGATCGACTTGCTTGGGTAAAGAAACCTATTATCGGTGCTGTTCAAGGCTTTGCCCTTGGGGGAGGATTTGAACTTGCCCTCTGCTGTGACATCTTATTTGCAGCTCAAGATGCCGAATTCGGCTTTCCTGAAATTAGCCTCGGAGTCATGCCCGGAGCCGGTGGAACCCAGAGATTGACGAAACTAATGGGGAAATCAAAAGCAATGGAATGGCTGCTTACCGGTGACAGAATGAGTGCAAAGGAAGCATTGCACTATGGAGTGATCAACCGGGTCATCCCGAAAGAACTATTAATGGAAGAAACTATGAATTTCGCAAAAAAAATAGCTAAACAACCGCCTCTTTCCCTTCGATTGATCAAAGAATCTGTCCATAAGGCAGTGGACTATTCCGTCTATGAAGGGATGCAATACGAGCGAAAGAACTTTTATCTTTTGTTTGCATCCAACGATCAAAAAGAAGGTATGCGTGCATTTAAGGAAAAGCGCAAGCCCAAATTTGAAGGGGAATAA
- the paaB gene encoding 1,2-phenylacetyl-CoA epoxidase subunit PaaB, protein MTTKGFYKEFEVFSKRTHTAPMQYQFSLLAPNEEIALVMAQENFMRREPAVDIWVVQRGDIRKMSQEERQSLQRIDNKDYRNTKGYGYLKKKWRHYEQGMLDEQEIMSWGGKKKG, encoded by the coding sequence TTGACTACAAAAGGTTTTTACAAAGAATTTGAAGTGTTCAGTAAGAGAACCCACACAGCTCCGATGCAATATCAGTTCAGTCTACTTGCACCCAATGAAGAGATTGCGCTTGTCATGGCACAGGAAAACTTTATGAGACGGGAACCTGCCGTGGATATTTGGGTGGTGCAACGCGGTGATATTCGGAAAATGTCTCAAGAAGAACGTCAATCCTTGCAGAGAATTGACAATAAGGACTACCGAAACACGAAAGGCTATGGATATTTGAAGAAAAAATGGCGCCACTATGAACAGGGGATGCTTGATGAGCAGGAAATCATGTCTTGGGGAGGGAAGAAAAAAGGATGA
- the paaX gene encoding phenylacetic acid degradation operon negative regulatory protein PaaX yields MNTRSMIFTLYGDYVRHYGNKIWIGSLIKLLNEFGHNDQAVRAAISRMNKQGWVQAEKKGNKSYYFLTERGVKRIDEAAKRIFKLKTDSWDGKWRMLMYTIPEEIRSVRDELRKELVWSGFGTLSNSCWISPNSLEKQVQDLIAKYEIEEYVDFFISEYHGPYENERLVMKSWDLNEINGRYQQFIQEYSQKYIIDKNKIGKGQMTDAECFVERTKLVHEYRKFLFVDPGLPEELLPDMWLGSHAASLFSEYYKELAEPASRFFEGVFEDGNELELKDKKYDVMNHPYIME; encoded by the coding sequence ATGAATACAAGATCAATGATTTTCACTTTATATGGTGACTATGTTAGACATTATGGGAATAAAATTTGGATCGGAAGTTTGATCAAATTACTAAATGAATTTGGTCATAATGATCAAGCCGTGCGTGCGGCAATATCACGCATGAATAAGCAGGGATGGGTCCAAGCGGAGAAAAAGGGAAACAAAAGTTATTACTTTTTAACAGAACGAGGCGTTAAGAGAATCGATGAAGCTGCCAAACGTATTTTCAAGCTGAAGACGGATAGCTGGGATGGAAAATGGCGCATGCTCATGTATACCATTCCAGAAGAAATCAGAAGTGTCCGGGATGAACTGCGTAAAGAGTTGGTATGGAGTGGCTTTGGAACGTTATCAAACAGTTGCTGGATTTCGCCCAACTCGTTGGAAAAACAAGTACAAGACCTTATTGCCAAATACGAAATAGAGGAGTATGTAGACTTCTTTATTTCTGAATATCATGGTCCATACGAAAATGAACGACTTGTTATGAAAAGTTGGGATCTGAATGAGATAAATGGAAGGTACCAACAATTTATTCAAGAGTATAGTCAGAAGTATATCATCGATAAGAATAAGATTGGAAAAGGTCAAATGACCGACGCCGAATGTTTCGTGGAGCGGACGAAGCTTGTCCATGAATACAGAAAGTTTTTGTTCGTTGATCCGGGTCTGCCTGAAGAGCTTTTGCCGGATATGTGGCTTGGCAGTCATGCAGCTTCTTTATTTAGTGAGTATTATAAAGAGTTGGCGGAGCCTGCTTCCCGCTTTTTTGAAGGTGTCTTTGAGGATGGAAATGAGCTGGAATTGAAGGATAAGAAGTATGATGTGATGAATCATCCTTATATTATGGAATGA
- a CDS encoding phenylacetate--CoA ligase family protein: protein MILHDSETLSLSEMQLLQSSRLRDTVQKVFQHVPFYRQKITSLTITPSDIQTIQDIHKLPFTTKKELRENYPFGLFAIPRSQITRLHASSGTSGKPTVVAYSQEDINMWSDIAARAISMAGGKKGDILHNAYGYGLFTGGLGLHYGSEKLGMITVPVSGGNTDRQIQLIQDFQPTVICGTPSYVLNIADRMIDLGINPKETSLQYGIFGAEPWSEEMRKTLEDKLAIKACDIYGLSEVIGPGVAMECHEAQDGLHVAEDHFYVEVINPKTLEVLPEGEEGELVFTSLTKQAMPIIRYRTGDIASIKRETCVCGRTTTKMSRVKGRVDDMLIIRGVNIFPSEIEHTLLQMKDLAPHYQLFVSRDQRLDTVEVHVEMQEDVFLQTDIAKRQEEMKILAQKVEYDLKSKCLINVKASVVEPRTIPRSEGKAVRIVDTRFSHA from the coding sequence GATGCAACTCCTTCAATCCTCCAGGTTGAGAGACACCGTACAGAAAGTCTTTCAACATGTTCCTTTTTATAGACAAAAAATAACTAGCTTAACTATTACACCTTCTGATATTCAAACCATCCAAGACATTCACAAACTACCTTTTACAACCAAAAAAGAACTGCGTGAGAACTATCCATTCGGACTCTTTGCTATCCCTCGAAGCCAAATAACGAGACTTCATGCCTCATCTGGAACCAGCGGGAAGCCTACAGTTGTTGCCTATTCCCAAGAAGATATCAACATGTGGAGTGATATTGCAGCTCGTGCCATTTCAATGGCTGGAGGTAAGAAAGGAGACATCCTTCATAATGCCTACGGGTACGGCCTTTTCACAGGAGGACTCGGACTTCATTATGGCAGTGAAAAACTTGGGATGATCACTGTTCCGGTTTCTGGCGGGAACACAGATAGGCAAATCCAATTAATTCAGGATTTCCAGCCGACTGTCATTTGTGGTACACCTTCCTATGTGCTTAACATAGCTGACAGAATGATAGATTTAGGTATTAATCCAAAAGAGACTTCTTTACAGTACGGAATTTTTGGAGCAGAGCCTTGGTCGGAAGAGATGAGAAAAACTTTAGAAGATAAATTAGCTATCAAAGCCTGTGATATTTACGGATTAAGTGAAGTAATTGGGCCTGGTGTGGCAATGGAATGTCATGAGGCGCAGGATGGACTGCATGTTGCAGAAGATCATTTTTATGTAGAAGTGATTAATCCCAAAACCTTGGAAGTCCTGCCAGAGGGGGAAGAAGGAGAGCTTGTATTCACGAGCCTTACAAAGCAAGCAATGCCAATCATTCGTTACAGAACCGGTGACATAGCTTCTATAAAAAGAGAGACATGTGTTTGCGGAAGGACGACTACGAAAATGTCGAGAGTCAAAGGAAGAGTGGATGATATGTTAATTATTAGAGGTGTAAATATCTTCCCTTCCGAGATTGAACATACATTATTGCAAATGAAAGATTTAGCACCACATTATCAGCTGTTCGTTTCGCGTGATCAAAGGTTAGATACTGTTGAAGTACACGTAGAGATGCAAGAGGATGTATTTTTGCAAACTGACATAGCCAAAAGGCAGGAAGAAATGAAGATCCTCGCACAAAAGGTGGAATATGATTTGAAGTCAAAATGCTTGATTAATGTGAAAGCAAGCGTGGTGGAACCTCGAACAATCCCCCGTTCTGAAGGGAAAGCGGTACGTATTGTCGACACAAGGTTTTCTCACGCTTAA
- a CDS encoding EthD family reductase, giving the protein MVKLIALYKHPENKEAFDQHYFDTHAPITAKIPGLRKMEVTKVVGSPMGGEGKYYLMCEMYYDSHDALKQAMRTDEAKASGKDLMSFAGNLVTLMIGEEVNE; this is encoded by the coding sequence ATGGTAAAATTAATCGCGCTTTACAAACACCCGGAAAACAAGGAAGCTTTCGATCAGCACTACTTTGACACGCATGCACCTATCACTGCTAAGATCCCTGGTCTACGCAAGATGGAAGTAACGAAAGTAGTAGGCAGTCCAATGGGCGGAGAAGGCAAGTACTATTTAATGTGTGAAATGTATTACGATAGCCATGACGCTCTAAAGCAAGCAATGAGAACGGATGAAGCGAAAGCATCTGGAAAGGATTTAATGAGCTTCGCCGGCAATCTTGTTACTTTGATGATTGGTGAAGAAGTGAATGAGTAA
- the paaD gene encoding 1,2-phenylacetyl-CoA epoxidase subunit PaaD, translating to MQEEVNIMKVWDALQHVKDPEIDSVSVVDLGMVEAIDVNNQEVTIQMLPTFMGCPALDIIKKNVENEISSLKLFEKVKVEFIYQPPWTSDRITAQGRIHLQEFGIAPPPTLDDSGEWHVDCPYCGSTYTTLDNIFGPTACRSILYCKGCKNPFEAMKPVSTMM from the coding sequence ATGCAGGAAGAAGTAAATATCATGAAGGTTTGGGATGCCCTGCAGCATGTAAAAGATCCTGAAATAGATTCTGTCAGTGTTGTGGATCTCGGAATGGTGGAAGCAATTGATGTAAACAATCAGGAAGTGACTATTCAGATGTTGCCTACATTCATGGGGTGTCCAGCCCTTGATATCATAAAAAAGAATGTGGAAAACGAGATTAGTAGCTTAAAATTATTCGAGAAAGTGAAGGTGGAATTCATCTACCAGCCACCATGGACTTCTGACCGCATTACTGCACAAGGCAGAATCCATTTACAAGAATTCGGGATTGCACCACCGCCGACACTGGATGACTCCGGAGAATGGCATGTAGATTGCCCTTATTGCGGATCGACTTATACAACATTAGATAACATCTTCGGGCCGACCGCCTGTAGAAGCATTCTCTACTGCAAAGGATGCAAAAATCCTTTCGAAGCAATGAAACCCGTATCAACCATGATGTAA
- the paaA gene encoding 1,2-phenylacetyl-CoA epoxidase subunit PaaA — protein sequence MTNSLSFDRLTEEEKHEHFMQRIQAGEKIEADDWMPEEYRKTLIKLISMHAISEIMGALPEKEWVPKAPTLKRKLGIMAKVQDEMGHGQLLLRVAEDLMEPYGKSREEIMQDLFSGDLKFHNVFHMEAPTWGDAGLIGWLVDGAAIISQTNMLDASYGPYARALKRICAEEVFHAQHGEAIIMALAEGTEEQRNMIQDSINRWWEALLMFFGPADASTTGTSKQDITMKYNIRTKSNEELRQDFFTKYIPRVLSLGLTLPDETMHYDEKEDKWIYKQPNWNNFKDIIRNKGPKSQDRLRLRIIAHENNAWVREALSSETTAG from the coding sequence ATGACCAACTCATTATCGTTTGACCGCTTGACAGAAGAAGAGAAACATGAGCATTTTATGCAGCGTATCCAAGCTGGGGAAAAGATTGAAGCAGACGATTGGATGCCGGAAGAATATCGTAAAACATTAATTAAACTGATCTCGATGCATGCAATCAGCGAAATAATGGGAGCGCTTCCAGAAAAGGAATGGGTACCAAAAGCTCCTACTTTAAAAAGAAAGCTCGGGATCATGGCTAAAGTTCAGGATGAAATGGGCCATGGACAGCTTCTGTTGCGAGTTGCGGAAGATTTGATGGAACCTTACGGGAAATCCCGTGAAGAAATAATGCAAGATTTATTTTCAGGAGATTTAAAGTTTCATAATGTGTTTCATATGGAAGCACCAACATGGGGCGATGCAGGTCTTATCGGCTGGCTTGTTGACGGAGCGGCCATCATATCCCAGACGAATATGCTAGATGCATCCTATGGACCTTATGCGAGAGCGCTAAAGAGGATATGTGCAGAAGAAGTTTTTCATGCTCAACACGGCGAAGCGATTATTATGGCACTTGCAGAAGGAACAGAAGAACAAAGAAATATGATACAAGATTCCATTAATCGTTGGTGGGAAGCTTTATTGATGTTCTTCGGACCGGCAGATGCCTCCACAACTGGTACATCAAAGCAAGACATTACGATGAAATATAACATCCGCACCAAAAGCAATGAAGAACTTCGCCAAGACTTTTTCACGAAATACATCCCTAGAGTGTTATCGCTTGGCCTAACATTGCCGGATGAAACGATGCATTATGATGAGAAAGAAGATAAATGGATCTATAAACAGCCGAATTGGAACAACTTTAAAGATATTATCAGAAATAAAGGTCCTAAATCACAGGATCGCCTGAGATTGAGAATAATTGCACACGAAAATAATGCATGGGTTCGCGAAGCGTTAAGCTCCGAAACAACAGCAGGGTGA
- a CDS encoding aldehyde dehydrogenase family protein: MSTVKEQKMEQLDMKRDTYQLIIAGQRMDSSTGETFTTYNPATGEAVATIAKASKEDAEKAVQAARQAFDKGKWKLFPLNKRARTLNKIASIMRSRFNELVELEILDTGKSLAAAQGQVMQAIEDFEFYAGAIVGHRGSVNNVPGQFHNFTEKEPVGVCAQIIPWNYPLMMAAWKIAPAIAVGCSVVVKPATLTPLTAIVLGEICVEAGVPEGVVNIIPGAGSEVGNYLVEHPQVDKVAFTGSTPIGKDIMEKASQTLKRVTLELGGKSPNLVFEDADIDAAVDGSLFGIFYNTGQSCEARSRLYVHENIYDAFMEKFVEKAKKLSLGDPFAKETHIGAIINQVQLDVIDGYVQSAKEEGANIVLGGKVAKVEGYENGYWYEPTIITGVTHEMKVVKEEIFGPVVVVMPFSDEKEAVKLANDSEYGLGSAIWTKDHGRATRVAKQIQAGIVMVNCPFSAFPGTPFGGYKQSGFGRELCIETLDLYTETKSIISYFGNRPLNPFGV; the protein is encoded by the coding sequence ATGTCTACAGTTAAAGAGCAAAAAATGGAGCAACTTGATATGAAACGAGACACTTATCAACTTATTATCGCAGGACAACGCATGGACAGTTCCACAGGAGAAACCTTTACCACGTACAACCCTGCAACAGGAGAAGCGGTTGCAACGATCGCGAAAGCTTCTAAAGAAGATGCGGAAAAGGCGGTCCAAGCAGCGCGTCAAGCATTTGATAAAGGAAAATGGAAGCTGTTTCCTTTAAACAAGCGTGCAAGAACATTAAATAAAATTGCATCTATCATGCGTTCCCGTTTCAATGAGTTGGTAGAGTTAGAGATTTTAGATACTGGTAAGTCTCTTGCAGCTGCACAAGGGCAAGTGATGCAAGCTATCGAAGACTTTGAGTTCTATGCAGGCGCTATCGTTGGACACCGGGGGTCTGTTAATAATGTTCCAGGACAATTCCACAACTTCACTGAAAAAGAACCGGTAGGCGTTTGTGCGCAAATCATTCCATGGAACTATCCATTAATGATGGCAGCATGGAAGATTGCCCCGGCAATAGCAGTAGGATGCTCCGTTGTCGTGAAACCAGCTACCCTAACTCCGCTAACTGCCATTGTATTAGGTGAAATATGCGTAGAAGCAGGAGTTCCTGAAGGAGTTGTCAACATCATCCCAGGTGCTGGGTCTGAAGTTGGAAACTACTTGGTGGAACACCCTCAAGTAGACAAAGTAGCATTCACTGGCTCAACTCCAATCGGAAAAGACATTATGGAGAAAGCTTCCCAGACACTTAAACGAGTAACATTGGAACTTGGCGGGAAGTCTCCTAATCTAGTATTTGAAGACGCAGACATTGATGCAGCAGTAGACGGATCTTTGTTTGGAATTTTCTATAACACAGGTCAATCTTGTGAAGCGCGCTCGCGTCTATATGTCCACGAAAATATCTATGACGCGTTTATGGAGAAGTTCGTAGAAAAAGCGAAAAAGCTTTCCCTTGGAGATCCTTTTGCAAAAGAAACTCATATTGGTGCAATCATCAACCAAGTTCAGTTAGATGTAATTGACGGCTATGTTCAATCTGCAAAAGAAGAAGGAGCTAACATCGTTTTAGGCGGTAAAGTGGCTAAAGTAGAAGGTTATGAAAATGGTTACTGGTATGAGCCAACCATTATCACAGGTGTTACACACGAAATGAAAGTAGTAAAAGAGGAGATTTTCGGTCCTGTGGTGGTTGTTATGCCATTTAGCGATGAGAAAGAAGCGGTTAAACTTGCGAATGACAGTGAATATGGACTAGGTTCAGCAATCTGGACGAAAGACCACGGCCGTGCAACCCGTGTTGCAAAACAAATTCAAGCTGGAATCGTGATGGTCAACTGCCCATTCTCCGCATTCCCTGGCACGCCGTTCGGTGGATATAAGCAATCCGGATTCGGCCGTGAGCTATGCATCGAAACACTTGATCTTTACACAGAAACGAAGAGCATCATTTCCTATTTTGGAAATCGCCCGCTTAATCCGTTCGGTGTATAA